A portion of the Bacillus thuringiensis genome contains these proteins:
- a CDS encoding DUF1385 domain-containing protein, giving the protein MAEESKQIYGGQAVIEGVMFGGREYTVTAVRRKDKSIEFYRLPRVRNKVLSTLKKIPFLRGIAAIVDASANGAKHLNFASERFDVHPEDDEQIANKKEEQSKLTMVLGVAAVGVLSFIFGKVIFTAVPALLAELTRPIFPSHTGQIIVESVIKLMLLLSYIYFISLTPLIKRVFQYHGAEHKVINAYENNLPLTVENVQKQTRLHYRCGSSFIIFTVIIGMFVYFLVPTDPLWARVINRILLIPVVLGISFEVLQFTNRLRDIPVLRVLGYPGLWLQLLTTKEPTDDQVEVAIASFEELLRLENKQ; this is encoded by the coding sequence ATGGCAGAAGAGTCAAAACAAATATATGGCGGGCAAGCGGTCATAGAAGGAGTTATGTTTGGCGGTAGAGAATATACTGTTACAGCGGTTCGTCGTAAAGATAAATCGATTGAATTTTATCGATTACCACGCGTTCGTAATAAAGTATTATCTACGCTGAAAAAAATTCCATTTTTACGAGGGATTGCCGCTATTGTGGATGCAAGTGCGAATGGAGCAAAGCATTTAAACTTCGCTTCAGAACGATTTGACGTCCACCCAGAAGATGATGAACAAATTGCAAATAAAAAAGAAGAACAATCAAAATTAACGATGGTATTAGGAGTTGCAGCGGTTGGCGTTTTATCTTTCATATTCGGTAAAGTCATCTTCACAGCAGTTCCTGCACTATTAGCTGAATTAACGAGACCGATTTTCCCATCTCATACCGGGCAAATCATTGTCGAAAGTGTCATTAAGCTCATGCTATTATTGAGCTATATATACTTTATTTCTTTAACCCCACTTATTAAGCGGGTATTTCAGTATCACGGTGCGGAGCATAAGGTAATCAATGCTTACGAGAATAACCTTCCTCTGACTGTAGAAAACGTTCAAAAGCAAACTCGTCTCCATTATAGATGCGGCAGTAGCTTTATTATATTTACAGTCATTATTGGAATGTTCGTTTATTTCCTCGTCCCTACAGATCCTCTTTGGGCACGAGTTATAAACAGAATTTTATTAATTCCAGTTGTACTTGGTATTTCTTTCGAAGTATTGCAATTTACAAATCGATTACGAGATATTCCCGTATTACGCGTACTTGGATATCCTGGATTATGGCTACAACTATTAACAACGAAAGAACCAACAGATGATCAAGTGGAAGTAGCAATTGCATCGTTTGAAGAATTATTACGTTTAGAGAACAAACAATAA
- a CDS encoding SA1362 family protein, translating to MNGRSFTFAIFVLIIGLAIFGLVSSVITNPMGVLRNIGYMLLVVGIFYLLYKMFTNSSGSANSQSSYKRAAKQSNRKHGKQNVAPLGNSFFKSNTSNDKSKKGDSSTLKRKRKQSHLTVIEGKKSKKKDRASF from the coding sequence ATGAATGGTCGTTCGTTTACTTTCGCTATATTTGTGCTTATTATCGGATTGGCAATATTCGGCCTTGTTTCATCTGTTATTACAAATCCCATGGGTGTATTAAGAAATATCGGGTACATGTTACTTGTTGTCGGTATCTTTTATTTGCTATACAAGATGTTTACAAATTCCAGTGGTTCTGCAAATTCGCAAAGCTCATATAAGCGTGCGGCAAAACAATCGAACCGCAAACATGGGAAACAAAATGTAGCACCCCTAGGCAATTCTTTCTTTAAGTCAAATACTTCTAATGACAAAAGTAAAAAAGGGGATTCTTCCACTTTGAAACGAAAAAGAAAACAGTCTCATTTAACTGTCATTGAAGGCAAAAAAAGCAAAAAGAAAGACCGTGCTTCCTTTTAG
- a CDS encoding HAD family hydrolase, translating to MKAIIFDFDGLIVDTETIWFHSFRDAVREYGGELPLEEFAKCIGTTDEVLFAYLNDQLKEKFNKSVLKEKVATLHKEKMKIPEARDGVKEYLEEAKEMGLKIALASSSSREWVIHFLEELQIREYFEVIKTREDVEKVKPDPALYRVAIEELGIKPSEAVVFEDSLNGLRAAVAAGLMCVVVPNDVTRNLPFENHHLRIESMREKSLKEVLQSIKKDRIS from the coding sequence ATGAAAGCAATTATTTTTGATTTTGATGGATTAATTGTGGACACAGAAACGATATGGTTTCACTCTTTCAGAGATGCTGTTCGTGAATACGGCGGAGAGCTACCTTTAGAGGAATTTGCGAAATGCATTGGAACAACAGATGAGGTGCTTTTTGCATATTTAAATGATCAATTAAAAGAGAAGTTTAACAAAAGTGTATTAAAAGAAAAAGTGGCAACTTTACATAAAGAGAAAATGAAAATACCAGAAGCGCGTGACGGGGTAAAAGAATATTTAGAAGAAGCGAAAGAAATGGGATTGAAAATCGCACTAGCTTCTAGTTCATCTAGAGAATGGGTTATTCATTTTTTAGAAGAGCTACAGATTCGAGAATATTTTGAAGTAATTAAAACGAGGGAAGATGTTGAGAAGGTAAAACCAGATCCAGCTCTTTATCGAGTTGCAATAGAAGAGTTAGGAATTAAGCCGTCTGAAGCTGTTGTATTTGAAGATTCATTAAATGGATTGAGAGCAGCAGTTGCAGCGGGATTAATGTGCGTTGTTGTACCTAATGATGTGACACGGAATTTACCATTTGAAAATCATCATCTTCGAATTGAAAGTATGAGAGAGAAAAGTTTAAAAGAAGTGCTTCAAAGTATAAAAAAAGACCGTATTTCCTAA
- the mntR gene encoding transcriptional regulator MntR produces MPTPSMEDYIEQIYLLIDEKGYARVSDIAEALSVHPSSVTKMVQKLDKDEYLIYEKYRGLVLTSKGKKIGERLVYRHELLEQFMRIIGVDESKIYNDVEGIEHHLSWESIDRIGDLVQYFEQDEVRVETLRGVQKANEEKSN; encoded by the coding sequence ATGCCTACCCCTAGTATGGAAGATTATATTGAACAAATTTATTTGTTGATTGATGAAAAGGGTTATGCCCGTGTATCTGATATTGCTGAAGCGCTTAGTGTACATCCATCCTCTGTAACAAAAATGGTACAAAAATTAGACAAAGACGAATATCTAATTTATGAAAAATATAGAGGGCTTGTATTAACATCAAAAGGTAAAAAAATCGGGGAACGTCTCGTATATCGACATGAATTGTTAGAACAGTTTATGCGCATTATCGGTGTGGATGAAAGCAAAATTTATAATGATGTAGAAGGAATTGAACATCATTTAAGTTGGGAATCAATTGACCGTATCGGTGATTTAGTACAATACTTTGAACAAGATGAGGTTCGAGTGGAAACACTTCGTGGTGTTCAAAAAGCAAATGAAGAGAAAAGTAATTAA
- the splB gene encoding spore photoproduct lyase: MKPFMPKLIYFEPKALEYPLGKELYEKFTKMGLEIRETTSHNQIRNLPGENDLQKYRNAKATLVVGVRKTLKFDTSKPSAEYAIPLATGCMGHCHYCYLQTTLGSKPYVRVYVNLDEIFEKAKQYMDEREPEITRFEAACTSDIVGIDHLTHALKRAIEFIGESEYGRLRFVTKYSHVDHLLDAKHNGKTRFRFSINSRYVIKNFEPGTSPFEERIEAARKVAGAGYPLGFIVAPLYMHEGWEEGYRELFERLYNALKDMTIPNLTFELIQHRFTKPAKKVIQERYPNTKLEMDEEKRKYKWGRYGIGKYVYKKDDAEVLEETIRGYIHHFFPEAEIQYFT, translated from the coding sequence ATGAAACCATTTATGCCAAAACTCATTTACTTTGAACCAAAGGCACTTGAATATCCGCTTGGAAAAGAGCTTTATGAGAAGTTTACGAAGATGGGACTAGAGATTCGTGAAACGACATCACATAATCAAATTAGAAATTTACCAGGAGAAAATGATTTGCAAAAGTATCGTAATGCAAAGGCAACGCTTGTCGTTGGGGTGAGGAAGACATTAAAGTTTGATACGTCAAAACCGTCAGCTGAATATGCAATCCCGCTCGCAACAGGGTGTATGGGGCATTGTCATTATTGTTATTTGCAAACGACACTTGGGAGTAAGCCTTACGTTCGCGTGTATGTGAATCTCGATGAAATATTTGAGAAGGCAAAGCAATATATGGATGAAAGAGAACCTGAAATAACAAGATTTGAAGCGGCGTGTACATCAGACATTGTTGGGATTGATCATTTAACACATGCATTAAAGCGGGCGATTGAATTCATTGGAGAAAGTGAATATGGGCGTTTACGTTTCGTTACGAAATATTCGCATGTTGATCATTTATTAGATGCAAAGCATAATGGGAAAACTCGTTTCAGGTTTAGTATAAATTCACGATATGTAATTAAAAATTTTGAACCAGGGACATCGCCGTTTGAAGAGCGAATTGAGGCGGCTCGTAAAGTAGCAGGTGCAGGTTATCCACTTGGTTTTATAGTTGCACCACTTTATATGCATGAGGGATGGGAAGAAGGATACCGTGAATTATTTGAACGACTGTACAATGCGCTGAAAGATATGACGATACCAAATTTAACGTTTGAATTAATTCAGCATCGTTTTACGAAACCAGCAAAAAAGGTTATTCAAGAGCGTTATCCAAATACGAAGCTTGAAATGGATGAAGAGAAGCGAAAGTATAAATGGGGACGATATGGAATTGGGAAATATGTATATAAAAAAGATGATGCAGAAGTATTGGAAGAAACGATTCGAGGATATATTCATCACTTTTTTCCTGAAGCAGAAATTCAATATTTTACATGA
- a CDS encoding PadR family transcriptional regulator, whose translation MHSQMLKGVLEGCILYIISQEEVYGYELSTKLNTHGFTFVSEGSIYPLLLRMQKEKLIEGTLKASSLGPKRKYYHVTDKGLEQLEEFKQSWGMVSTTVNNLLQGE comes from the coding sequence ATGCACAGCCAAATGTTAAAAGGTGTACTAGAAGGTTGCATCCTATACATCATTTCACAAGAAGAAGTGTACGGATATGAACTGAGCACAAAATTAAATACACACGGCTTTACATTCGTAAGCGAAGGAAGCATATATCCGTTATTGTTACGTATGCAAAAAGAAAAATTGATTGAAGGAACATTAAAAGCCTCCTCACTTGGTCCAAAGAGAAAATATTATCACGTAACGGATAAAGGATTAGAACAGCTTGAAGAATTTAAACAAAGCTGGGGAATGGTTTCTACTACGGTAAATAACTTATTACAGGGGGAGTGA
- a CDS encoding DUF1048 domain-containing protein, whose translation MNAQDMVELNNKKRELLTSENEAAYGDMLVYLRISNVPQQQMEELLLEILDHLIEAQAENKSAYDIFGNDLQSYCDELISALPTQTKLEKTSLIGFSISLLLVIQFGIDAIVSFFILTFGNTAEQLTPVFSIPGTTLSVSIIILGILFILYLLKRYSFDQKMNWKRRILFGFAFATPFCSAVFLNIYFQKQPYLIYHLTFWQNALIAILFFILYKLLYKKSNF comes from the coding sequence ATGAATGCCCAAGACATGGTTGAATTGAATAATAAAAAACGTGAGCTTCTAACTTCCGAAAACGAAGCTGCTTATGGCGATATGTTAGTATATCTTCGAATATCAAACGTACCTCAGCAACAAATGGAGGAACTTTTACTAGAAATATTAGATCATCTTATCGAAGCACAAGCAGAAAATAAAAGTGCTTACGACATTTTCGGTAATGATTTACAATCTTATTGCGATGAACTTATATCAGCTTTACCAACCCAAACAAAGTTAGAAAAAACTTCTTTAATTGGATTTTCTATTAGCTTACTTCTTGTTATACAGTTTGGAATCGATGCAATTGTTTCTTTTTTTATTTTAACTTTTGGAAATACTGCGGAACAATTAACCCCAGTTTTTAGTATCCCTGGAACTACTTTGTCTGTTTCAATAATTATACTAGGTATACTATTTATTTTATATTTGTTAAAGCGTTACTCCTTTGATCAGAAAATGAATTGGAAAAGAAGAATTCTATTTGGATTCGCATTTGCTACTCCATTTTGTTCCGCTGTATTCTTAAATATTTATTTCCAAAAGCAACCTTATCTCATTTATCATCTAACCTTTTGGCAAAACGCTTTAATTGCTATCTTATTTTTTATTTTATATAAATTACTATATAAAAAATCAAATTTTTAA
- a CDS encoding biotin/lipoate A/B protein ligase family protein, producing the protein MGKEKWCYINSGQCSPAFNMALDECLLSWQSEKKMPPTIRFYEWEVPTLTVGYFQRVEKDINMDVVNEKKYGFVRRQTGGRGVLHDKELTYSVIVSEDHPNMPKTVTEAYRVISQGLLDGFKALGLEAYYAVPKTEADRENLKNPRSGVCFDAPSWYEIVVEGRKIAGSAQTRQKGVILQHGSIPLEIDLDELYDLFLFPNERVKERMKSMFSSKAVAINELTDRTFTIEQLIKAFEIGFEKGLDVELVPYELTEEQLHEVQTLAKEKYESNEWNYKK; encoded by the coding sequence ATGGGAAAAGAAAAATGGTGTTATATTAACTCTGGTCAATGTTCACCGGCATTTAATATGGCGTTAGATGAATGTTTGTTAAGTTGGCAAAGTGAAAAGAAAATGCCGCCAACAATTCGTTTTTATGAATGGGAAGTACCAACATTAACAGTTGGATATTTTCAACGTGTTGAGAAAGATATTAATATGGATGTAGTTAACGAAAAGAAATATGGATTCGTTCGTCGTCAAACAGGCGGCAGGGGTGTACTACATGACAAAGAGTTAACGTATAGTGTTATTGTGTCTGAAGATCATCCGAATATGCCAAAAACAGTTACAGAAGCGTATCGTGTTATTTCGCAAGGCTTATTAGATGGTTTTAAGGCATTAGGGTTAGAAGCATATTATGCAGTTCCAAAAACAGAAGCAGATCGTGAAAATTTGAAAAATCCACGTTCAGGTGTATGTTTTGATGCACCATCTTGGTATGAAATTGTAGTGGAAGGAAGAAAAATTGCTGGTAGTGCTCAAACACGTCAAAAAGGTGTTATTTTACAGCATGGATCGATTCCATTAGAAATTGATTTAGATGAACTATATGATCTATTTTTATTCCCAAATGAACGTGTGAAGGAACGTATGAAGAGTATGTTCTCTTCTAAAGCAGTAGCAATTAATGAATTAACAGACCGTACATTTACGATAGAACAGTTAATTAAAGCGTTTGAAATTGGGTTTGAAAAAGGATTGGATGTAGAACTTGTTCCATATGAATTAACAGAAGAACAGTTACATGAAGTTCAAACGTTAGCGAAAGAAAAGTATGAAAGTAATGAGTGGAATTATAAAAAATAA
- a CDS encoding rhodanese-like domain-containing protein — translation MSTTWIILLAVIVAFIGYTVWMYFYQKKLIKTLTEEEFRAGYRKAQLIDIRETDEYNAGHILGARNIPLSQIRLRHKELRQDQPVYLYCQSGFRTGRAAQYLKKQGYKDFYQLQGGFKSWTGKIKKK, via the coding sequence GTGTCAACAACTTGGATTATTTTATTAGCCGTAATCGTAGCATTTATCGGCTACACTGTATGGATGTACTTCTATCAGAAAAAATTAATTAAAACTCTTACAGAAGAAGAATTTCGCGCTGGCTACCGTAAAGCACAGCTTATCGATATTCGTGAAACAGACGAATATAACGCAGGGCACATTTTAGGTGCACGTAACATTCCGTTATCACAAATTCGCCTTCGCCATAAAGAACTTCGTCAAGATCAACCTGTTTACTTATATTGCCAAAGCGGATTCCGTACAGGTCGTGCAGCGCAATACTTAAAAAAACAAGGCTACAAAGATTTCTACCAATTACAAGGTGGATTTAAATCTTGGACAGGCAAAATTAAAAAGAAATAA
- a CDS encoding LacI family DNA-binding transcriptional regulator, protein MANIKQIAKTAGVSISTVSRVLNNHPYVKEEKRKRVLDAVEELNYAKNINAVHLIRGKTYTIGVMLPFINLPYFSTIIEGIGNEALLAGYHINLCQTNYDNLEEIRVLEMMKMKQFDGMIICSRTSSWEQIEPFAKFAPIISCEKMNHPLISSIYVDHYEGFRLGTAYLLSKGHEKIGICLARKTSVNSMEREKAFADTLRNEGKTLHPEWIFHQCYTMQDGAQILHRILNMKNRPTAIFTANDQVAAGLLTEARKHGIRVPEDLAILGFDNHEISKALEISTIEHPGLAMGSHAFSLFHKQIQSEQIVGSAKELSFHLIERETV, encoded by the coding sequence ATGGCCAATATAAAACAAATTGCTAAAACTGCTGGTGTATCGATATCAACTGTTTCTCGTGTCCTGAATAATCACCCTTACGTAAAAGAAGAAAAGCGTAAGCGTGTTCTAGATGCTGTTGAAGAATTAAACTACGCAAAAAATATAAATGCTGTCCATTTAATAAGAGGGAAAACATATACAATTGGCGTTATGCTTCCTTTCATTAACCTCCCCTACTTCAGTACCATTATTGAAGGAATCGGTAACGAAGCATTATTAGCTGGGTATCATATTAATTTATGCCAAACAAATTACGATAACCTTGAAGAGATTCGTGTTCTTGAAATGATGAAAATGAAACAATTTGATGGGATGATTATTTGCTCCAGAACGAGCTCTTGGGAACAAATCGAACCTTTCGCAAAATTTGCCCCTATTATTTCATGTGAAAAAATGAACCATCCCCTCATTTCATCCATCTACGTAGATCATTATGAAGGCTTCCGTCTCGGTACTGCCTATTTACTAAGTAAAGGCCATGAAAAAATCGGAATTTGTTTAGCGAGAAAAACAAGTGTAAATTCCATGGAGCGTGAAAAAGCATTCGCCGATACACTTCGTAACGAAGGGAAAACGTTGCATCCTGAATGGATTTTTCACCAATGCTATACAATGCAGGACGGAGCACAAATACTCCATCGTATTTTAAATATGAAAAATCGTCCAACTGCTATTTTCACAGCGAACGATCAAGTTGCAGCTGGTTTATTAACAGAGGCTCGAAAACATGGCATTCGAGTACCTGAAGACCTTGCTATCCTTGGATTTGATAATCATGAAATTTCAAAGGCATTAGAAATTTCCACAATTGAACATCCCGGTCTCGCAATGGGCTCACATGCTTTTTCTTTATTCCATAAGCAGATCCAAAGCGAGCAAATTGTCGGCAGTGCAAAAGAACTTTCATTCCATTTAATTGAGCGAGAGACTGTCTAA
- a CDS encoding TetR/AcrR family transcriptional regulator encodes MKMTANRIKAVALSHFARYGYEGTSLANIAQEVGIKKPSIYAHFKGKEELYFICLESALQKDLQSFTGDIESFSNSSTEELLLKLLKGYAKRFGESEESMFWLRTSYFPPDAFREQIINKANVHIENVGKLLFPVFKRASEQDELHNIEVKDALEAFLCLLDGLMVELLYAGLNRFETRLDASWKVFWRGLSN; translated from the coding sequence ATGAAAATGACAGCAAACCGCATTAAAGCTGTAGCACTTTCTCATTTCGCACGCTACGGCTATGAAGGAACTTCATTGGCAAATATTGCTCAAGAAGTTGGGATTAAAAAACCATCGATTTACGCACACTTTAAAGGAAAAGAAGAGCTATATTTCATATGCTTAGAATCTGCTCTTCAAAAAGATTTGCAAAGCTTCACAGGCGATATCGAAAGCTTTTCCAATTCGTCCACTGAAGAATTGCTTTTAAAATTATTAAAAGGCTATGCAAAACGATTTGGTGAAAGTGAAGAATCAATGTTTTGGTTACGAACTTCTTATTTTCCGCCTGATGCATTTCGCGAGCAAATTATTAATAAAGCAAATGTACACATTGAAAACGTCGGAAAACTTTTATTCCCTGTATTTAAAAGAGCAAGCGAACAAGATGAGCTGCATAACATTGAAGTAAAAGACGCCTTAGAAGCTTTTCTATGCTTACTCGACGGTCTTATGGTTGAACTACTATACGCAGGTTTAAATCGTTTTGAGACACGTTTAGACGCTTCTTGGAAAGTATTTTGGCGCGGACTTTCAAACTGA
- a CDS encoding DMT family transporter, giving the protein MAWIYVIIAGIIEIFWVIGLKKAEAPLEWAGVALLITISFVLLFRAYKDLPVGTVYAVFTGIGAGGIVLTEIFVFGEPFSIVKVLLIGLIFFGVIGLKRVTEEKEAKEAA; this is encoded by the coding sequence ATGGCATGGATTTATGTAATCATCGCTGGTATTATTGAAATCTTTTGGGTGATTGGACTAAAAAAAGCGGAGGCACCACTTGAATGGGCTGGTGTTGCGCTATTAATTACAATTAGTTTCGTCTTATTATTTAGAGCTTATAAAGATTTACCTGTCGGCACTGTATACGCAGTCTTCACAGGAATTGGGGCTGGCGGAATCGTTCTGACAGAGATTTTCGTCTTCGGAGAACCTTTCTCTATTGTAAAAGTATTATTAATTGGTTTAATCTTCTTCGGAGTAATTGGTTTAAAACGAGTAACAGAAGAAAAAGAAGCGAAGGAGGCCGCATAA
- a CDS encoding DMT family transporter → MAWVFLILAGICEIIGVLFMKVATEKKGWAPKVILIANFAVSFFFLSLAMDTLPMGTAYAIWTGIGTAGSALLGILIFRESADWRRLAFLSCILCGAVGLKLLS, encoded by the coding sequence ATGGCTTGGGTATTTTTAATTCTAGCTGGTATTTGTGAAATTATTGGTGTACTCTTTATGAAAGTAGCCACTGAAAAGAAAGGCTGGGCACCAAAAGTTATTTTAATCGCTAACTTCGCAGTAAGTTTCTTTTTCTTATCTCTTGCGATGGACACGTTACCGATGGGAACTGCTTACGCGATTTGGACTGGAATCGGAACTGCCGGTAGTGCACTTCTTGGTATTCTTATTTTCCGTGAATCAGCGGATTGGCGTCGTCTTGCTTTCTTAAGCTGCATTTTATGCGGCGCTGTTGGCTTAAAACTATTAAGCTAA
- a CDS encoding DUF3975 family protein, translating to MWKEKGKQMLAWITLGIVILLQISFHIIEWLFHKVVSILTFLPNMTLEIISIVWSIIASIAIVIIWSIAKLWNKLFKKDSTSEKE from the coding sequence ATGTGGAAAGAAAAAGGGAAGCAAATGTTAGCATGGATTACACTCGGGATTGTCATTCTATTGCAAATAAGTTTTCATATAATAGAATGGTTGTTTCATAAAGTAGTATCCATTCTCACATTCCTTCCTAACATGACACTTGAAATTATATCAATCGTTTGGTCCATTATTGCCTCCATTGCAATCGTCATTATATGGAGTATCGCCAAGCTATGGAATAAGTTATTTAAAAAGGACAGTACTTCTGAAAAAGAGTAA
- a CDS encoding ABC-2 transporter permease yields the protein MIKQLILKDFIIQWKFLIWYILYPVFFYMALTDTENLFIIMSVIITIGATVKTFEADSKNESEVIVNSLPIWRKQIVYAKYIVAIIILFISVTVGCFTMGMKNGVNLFEFIETKMVASISFILVYLSLVLPLSFWLGYKKTIFIAIFILIAPMAVSSIFFGINLEQIQLYNSMLFVSSICMFIASIFVSVKIYEKREF from the coding sequence ATGATTAAGCAACTAATTTTAAAAGATTTCATCATTCAATGGAAATTTTTAATTTGGTACATACTGTATCCTGTTTTCTTTTATATGGCCTTAACGGATACGGAAAATCTGTTCATAATTATGTCAGTAATTATTACAATTGGGGCAACAGTAAAAACATTTGAAGCAGATAGTAAAAATGAGAGTGAAGTTATAGTAAACAGCTTACCAATATGGAGAAAACAAATTGTGTATGCGAAATATATAGTAGCAATTATTATTCTTTTTATAAGCGTAACGGTCGGTTGTTTCACGATGGGAATGAAGAATGGGGTTAATCTATTTGAATTTATTGAAACGAAAATGGTTGCTAGTATTAGCTTTATTTTAGTGTATTTAAGTTTGGTTTTACCGCTATCCTTTTGGCTAGGGTATAAGAAAACTATTTTTATTGCGATTTTTATACTAATAGCACCTATGGCTGTTTCTTCTATTTTCTTTGGAATCAACCTAGAACAAATTCAACTATATAACAGCATGTTATTCGTTAGTTCAATATGTATGTTCATAGCATCTATCTTCGTTTCAGTAAAAATATATGAAAAAAGAGAATTTTAA
- a CDS encoding ABC-2 transporter permease codes for MQQLILKEFFLQKKMFPFYFLIPILSIFKDSVEPMGIAIGLFITCSTIIYISFYYEEKSKAEKVLVSLPITRTEIVIAKYIASSLFIMAGLSVTFIVLILGNILLGRDIVMPGYAVFSAIVATLIYCVVTIPANYIGGYKATSVLNVIMILPLTGMIGLMCNIFGDKTIMLKVLHSQEATLAMSVLGIGVLVSIFISMFLSMKMFQEAEL; via the coding sequence ATGCAACAATTGATTTTGAAGGAGTTTTTCTTACAGAAGAAGATGTTTCCTTTCTATTTTTTAATACCCATTTTATCTATTTTTAAGGATTCCGTCGAACCAATGGGGATTGCAATAGGATTATTTATAACATGTAGTACGATTATATATATTTCTTTTTATTATGAAGAGAAAAGTAAAGCGGAAAAAGTATTAGTGAGCTTGCCTATAACGAGAACAGAGATAGTTATAGCTAAATATATTGCAAGTTCATTATTTATTATGGCTGGTTTGAGTGTAACTTTTATAGTCTTAATATTAGGAAATATTTTATTGGGCAGGGATATAGTCATGCCTGGATATGCAGTATTTTCAGCAATAGTAGCAACTTTAATCTATTGTGTTGTAACGATACCCGCTAATTACATTGGAGGATATAAAGCGACTTCTGTTTTGAATGTTATTATGATTTTGCCTTTAACAGGTATGATTGGCCTTATGTGTAATATTTTTGGTGATAAAACAATTATGCTAAAAGTACTCCACTCTCAAGAGGCTACACTAGCAATGAGTGTTCTTGGTATCGGAGTATTAGTAAGTATATTCATATCAATGTTCCTCTCAATGAAAATGTTTCAGGAGGCAGAGTTATAG
- a CDS encoding ABC-2 transporter permease, translating to MRQLVYKDLFFFRVIWLVNLVMPLLFFMLDASGELLFPMSCLFITFSSVMTLTVMDERNKSDIVINSLPVSRKDIIIARYISCAIFIVGAILSTMLVVFLIRGIVVISDISVYHPNLYIEIPWYEVINGAVYATFFVVTFFPSYYGTKSKVVRSIGSAASIGVGVILWIFISDGLNETTSSFSEWIMNPVHIGVFIVGGMILASVYIVSMFLTIKIYETRDL from the coding sequence ATGCGTCAGCTCGTATATAAAGATTTATTCTTTTTTCGGGTAATTTGGTTAGTGAATCTTGTTATGCCCCTTTTGTTCTTTATGTTAGATGCAAGTGGTGAATTGTTATTTCCAATGAGTTGTCTATTTATAACCTTTTCATCGGTTATGACGTTAACCGTTATGGATGAAAGAAATAAAAGTGACATTGTTATAAATAGTTTACCGGTAAGTCGAAAGGATATCATAATTGCTAGATATATTTCCTGTGCAATATTCATTGTTGGTGCCATTCTCTCTACGATGTTAGTTGTTTTTCTTATAAGGGGTATTGTGGTTATTAGTGATATCAGTGTATATCATCCTAATCTATACATTGAAATTCCATGGTATGAAGTCATAAATGGAGCTGTTTATGCCACATTTTTTGTTGTCACGTTTTTCCCTAGTTATTATGGTACAAAATCGAAGGTAGTAAGAAGTATAGGATCAGCAGCATCAATAGGAGTGGGTGTAATTCTTTGGATATTTATTAGTGATGGGCTGAATGAAACAACATCTTCATTCAGTGAGTGGATTATGAATCCAGTACATATTGGTGTATTTATAGTTGGAGGAATGATATTAGCTAGTGTCTATATCGTTTCTATGTTTCTTACAATTAAAATTTATGAAACGCGTGATTTATAG